The genomic stretch ATGAAAAAAACTATCGCAATGGCTGCATTAGCTGTAGCTGTATCTTTCGGGGCAGTTTCTTGTAAGAAAAAAGTTTCTGATGCCGATCTTCAGACTCAGGCTACAACTGTAGTAACTTCTAATCCCAATGCTTCTGTTGAAGTAAAAGAAGGTGTGGCTCACTTAAGCGGAACTTTCGCAGATCAGGCGTCTAAAGATGCTATGATTGCTCAGTTAAAAGCAATTAAAGGTGTAAAAGACGTAATGGATATGTCTAAAGTAGAGGTAGCTCCTGCACCCGTAGAAACTAAATCTGCTGTAGATCCTGCTGTTCAGAAAAAAGTTCAGGATGCGGTAAAAGATTTCCCTACAGTAAAAGTAGAAGTAATCAATGACGAGCTTACCCTTACAGGAAATGTTTCTAAAGAACAGGCTAAGAAAATCAAACAGTCTGTAGACGCATTAAAAGTTGGTAAAGTAAAGTTTAACTACACGGTAAAATAATTAAATTAAGATGAGTACATTACAAGATAAATATTCAAGCGTAGTTTCAGCGGCTCAGTCTGCTGGGATTTCAAACTTACAGGTTCAGGAACAGGACGGAATTTTATACGTTTCTGGTGATGCTTCCAATACAGCGGCAAAAGATGCTGTCTGGAATGCTTTAGGAGCTATTGATTCTACTTACTCTGCTTCAGATATCAATATTGATGTACAGGTTGCAGGTCTTGCTTCAGGAGCTTCTCTTACTGTGGCTACAGATGAATCTAATCTAAACATCAGACAGGAGCCTTCTACGGAAGCTGCTGTAGTAGGAAAAGCAGCAAAAGGTTCTGCAGTAACGTTAATTGAGCAGACTTCTGATGACTGGTGGAAAGTAAAAACTGCTGACGGTCAGGAAGGATATGCTTATTCAAGATATTTAAGAGCATAAAAAATATTATTGAAATATTCTCAAGAGACATCCCTATATTGGGATGTTTTTTTATTTTTACGCTTTGGAAAGCTCAATGAAGAAAATCTTATTATTCGTGTTTTTGATATGCAATTTCCTGATTGTATATGCTCAAAGACTACATATTGATGGAAAAATATCTGATCCGGAAAAAAAACCTGTAGAAAATGCCACTGTATATCTGCTTAAAGCCAAAGATTCCACCATTATCAATTATACCGCCACCAACAAAGAGGGAAAATTCTCATTGCAGACTGATGAGGTAAAAGAACCCTCTTTTTTAAAAATTGATACTGAAAAATTATCGTATTCAAAAACGCTTGAGAAAATTGAACAATCATTATCACTGGGGGATATAGAACTGGAAAAAAAGAAAGTGATTAATCTCGATGAGGTAAAAATTACTGTTTCTCCCGTGAAAATAAAAAATGATACTATAGAATTCAATGCTTCGGCGCTTAAAGTACGTCCGGACAGTCAAATTGATGAACTTTTAAAGCAGGTTCCGGGAGTAGAAATCGGCAATGATGGGACCATTACAGTCAATGGCAAAGCCGTAGATCAGATTATGGTCAATGGGAAACCTTTTTTTGATAAGGATGGAAAGACAGCCCTACAAAATCTTCCTGCAGATATTATTAAAAACATCCAGTTTACCACCACTAAAACTAAAGAAGAGGAACTCACCAAAAGAGCTCCAAAATCACAAAACACTACAATTAATTTTAATATTGATGAGAAGAAAAACAAGGGGCTCATTTCAAAAATATTGGCCGGATATGGTTCTGATAAGCGCTATGAAGGGAATATCTTTTTAAATTATTTTAAAGGAGATACCAAAATCAGTGCTTTGGCATCCGCTAATAATATCAATTCAAAAAGCAGCTCAGGAGACCAGATCTTTGATACGATGGGACGTGGCAGCGGCCA from Chryseobacterium indologenes encodes the following:
- a CDS encoding BON domain-containing protein, coding for MKKTIAMAALAVAVSFGAVSCKKKVSDADLQTQATTVVTSNPNASVEVKEGVAHLSGTFADQASKDAMIAQLKAIKGVKDVMDMSKVEVAPAPVETKSAVDPAVQKKVQDAVKDFPTVKVEVINDELTLTGNVSKEQAKKIKQSVDALKVGKVKFNYTVK
- a CDS encoding SH3 domain-containing protein; protein product: MSTLQDKYSSVVSAAQSAGISNLQVQEQDGILYVSGDASNTAAKDAVWNALGAIDSTYSASDINIDVQVAGLASGASLTVATDESNLNIRQEPSTEAAVVGKAAKGSAVTLIEQTSDDWWKVKTADGQEGYAYSRYLRA